A part of Pseudochaenichthys georgianus chromosome 23, fPseGeo1.2, whole genome shotgun sequence genomic DNA contains:
- the bltp3b gene encoding bridge-like lipid transfer protein family member 3B isoform X2, with protein sequence MAGLIKKQILKHLSRFAKNLSPDKINLSTLKGEGQMTNLELDEEVLQSLLDLPTWLAINRVECNKAAIRIPWTKLKTHPISLTLDKVVMEMSTCDEPRPPNGPSPIATASGQSEYGFAEKVVEGISLSINSIVIRISAKAFNASFELSQLQVYSVNTSWSISDLRFTRIQDPQRGEILTFKEISWQMIRIEADAIQSAEHEMLSAPIRLITNQSKIRVTLKRRIKDCNVVASKLILVLDDLLWVLTDSQLKAMVQYAKSLSEAMEKSAQQRKSMATEEQVSSAPPSAQQVRTQQASSAADQGATMAKLFSAYDVCETSHHLQITHLDLHICDDIQAKDKVPTKRITGGAMQLSFSSITLDYYPFHRAGDPCVHWMHYSEATKTREGWARSLLDEFNSNVEMLKTTVRDQQGPPPAHTSPQHGKINTSSSAAFSPPLPQSPKTQLMSSSVVLRMADFNIYQVSTADQRRSSPKTMISCNKKSLYLPPEMPAIHVEFTEYYFPDGKDYPIPCPNLYAQLNALQLVLDPRSLVWINLFTLDLRQSLEAFMEIYKLSDSQKPEEHVDIKVDGLMLKLVIPTDRDTSCPPDLPRSISVQTSEMVATNTRHPANCTRSHLEALLQAFEQEPFFSPSFSSFPRSSASSPLLHPVFQRHAHEQDTRLHDIYRGLVVPTLGTDALKMPAAADFWALHFAQFWVDYEGTRGGKGRPQPFVDSFPLTVWAGQPAKIVQHQERLREGLSRSTSGEAVARLQRKRLLKDFYSTEGVQAQNAAPPPSNGLHKPLSLDSLPSSSSSSLSSPGKDPDVQILVHVQKHLSAQVSHRQYVFLMHLQRSIKALQQTLQQDLEAMGSKKDRKDPSEDPADHQPFTVCLGLLLKGAEVSLLLKPIPHPEGSRSPLGSELSPSDSRGTLEPGGEAGEGLERGSEGGGACTVDQLLCGEGSEGPAPLVPNSSSRPDSDHKALLEDRTSAKTFGRRSSDEAGADGLAGNEDLGLDSKTQTGDPLSDWSDKDKAGKMPQSVSSGRLIRDRSQSSFAVSYKNMKKSPSLQSLDNISIDSYLMEDGDTYSLLERDDVSMSGFKDAISEQSATESATEAAIGTEQEGGVSPDTVSATSQSIDDPTKDTVSVLVLKVQSVCVSMEAFGESTAVALEVGRVTPTQLGNVSLRQYLSNRSLGGETRSAAPGALHSPEVRARLESGPCAAAHSPLAERNGFLQLRLHGYQANFLMSTLRNMANFLEDDSAPQVLPMEISVRDTHVNLKDDGPRDNPSDSDPSPITLHVDSLIIHRRDDGSFSIGVETEPGKEGLLSDGALTPVPEVVRVSCGVPKATQTQALPSSPLPSNRDKMLVEENECLKVELSRAKMALAEAQMEKDSLLHRMKNLKVNSS encoded by the exons GTTTGCTAAGAACCTGTCGCCGGACAAGATCAACCTGAGCACGCTGAAGGGGGAGGGCCAGATGACCAACCTGGAGCTGGACGAGGAGGTTCTGCAGAGCCTGCTGGACCTGCCCACCTGGCTCGCCATCAACCGCGTCGAGTGCAACAAGGCCGCCATCAGG ATACCATGGACAAAGTTGAAGACTCACCCAATCTCTTTG ACGTTGGATAAAGTGGTGATGGAGATGAGCACCTGCGACGAGCCCCGTCCTCCTAATGGCCCGTCGCCCATAGCAACAGCATCAGGACAAAG TGAATATGGCTTTGCTGAAAAGGTGGTGGAGGGCATATCGCTGTCCATCAACTCCATCGTCATCAGGATCAGTGCCAAGGCCTTCAACGCCTCCTTCGAGCTGTCGCAGCTGCAGGTCTACAGCGTCAACACCAGCTGGAGCATCAGCGACCTGCGCTTCACCCGCATCCAGGACCCTCAGAGGGGGGAG ATCCTGACGTTTAAAGAGATCAGCTGGCAGATGATCCGCATCGAGGCGGACGCCATCCAGAGCGCCGAGCACGAGATGCTGAGCGCCCCCATCCGCCTCATCACCAACCAGTCCAAGATCAGAGTGACTCTCAAGAGACGG ATTAAGGACTGTAACGTGGTGGCCTCCAAGCTGATCCTCGTCCTGGACGACCTGCTCTGGGTGCTCACCGACTCCCAGCTCAAAGCCATGGTGCAGTACGCCAAGTCTCTGAGCGAGGCCATGGAGAAGTCAGCGCAGCAGAGGAAGAGCATGGCCACGGAAGAGCAG GTGTCCTCAGCCCCCCCCTCAGCCCAGCAGGTGCGCACCCAGCAGGCGTCCTCAGCAGCGGACCAGGGTGCCACCATGGCCAAGCTGTTCAGCGCCTACGACGTGTGTGAGACGTCCCACCACCTGCAGATCACACACCTCGACCTGCACATCTGCGACGACATCCAGGCTAAGGACAAAG TGCCCACTAAGAGAATAACAGGTGGAGCAATGCAGCTTTCCTTCAGCTCCATCACTTTGGACTACTACCCTTTCCACAGAGCAG GGGACCCTTGTGTTCACTGGATGCATTACAGCGAGGCCACAAAGACCAGAGAGGGCTGGGCTCGCAGTCTGCTCGATGAGTTCAATTCCAACGTGGAGATGTTAAAGACCACAGTTCGAGATCAGCAGGGCCCGCCCCCCGCGCACACTTCCCCACAGCacg GTAAAATAAACACCTCTTCCAGCGCTGCCTTCAGTCCTCCTCTCCCCCAAAGCCCCAAGACCCAGCTGATGTCCAGCTCTGTTGTTCTCAGGATGGCTGACTTCAACATCTACCAG GTGTCGACAGCAGACCAGCGCCGCTCCAGCCCCAAGACCATGATCTCCTGCAATAAGAAGTCCCTGTACCTTCCCCCAGAGATGCCAGCCATTCATGTGGAGTTCACCGagtactacttccctgatggaaAAGACTACCCGA TCCCGTGTCCTAACCTGTACGCCCAGCTGAACGCCCTGCAGCTGGTTCTGGATCCCCGCAGCCTGGTGTGGATCAACCTTTTCACCCTCGACCTCAGGCAGAGTCTGGAGGCGTTCATGGAGATCTACAAGCTCAGCGACTCGCAGAAACCTGAAGAGCATGTGGACATCAAGGTGGACGGCCTCATGCTGAAG CTGGTGATCCCCACCGATCGGGACACTTCCTGTCCCCCCGATCTGCCTCGCTCCATCTCAGTGCAGACGTCAGAAATGGTGGCCACGAACACGCGGCACCCGGCGAACTGCACCCGCTCCCACCTGGAGGCCCTGCTGCAGGCGTTTGAACAGGAGCCCTTCTTCTCCCCCTCTTTCTCCTCATTCCCTCGCTCCTCCGCTTCCTCACCCCTCCTCCATCCGGTCTTTCAGCGCCATGCTCACGAACAAGACACCAGGCTGCACGACATCTACCGGGGCCTGGTGGTGCCCACATTGGGCACGGACGCCCTCAAGATGCCGGCCGCCGCGGACTTTTGGGCGTTGCACTTTGCACAGTTCTGGGTGGACTACGAAGGCACCCGGGGGGGAAAGGGGCGGCCGCAACCCTTTGTGGACTCCTTCCCCCTGACCGTGTGGGCGGGTCAGCCCGCCAAGATCGTCCAGCACCAGGAGAGGCTCAGAGAGGGGTTGTCCCGGAGCACATCTGGAGAGGCCGTGGCTCGTCTGCAGAGGAAACGACTGTTAAAGGACTTTTACAGTACTGAGGGTGTTCAGGCACAGAATGCAGCTCCGCCTCCCAGTAACGGACTCCATAAACCGCTCTCCTTGGACAGTctgccttcctcctcctcatcctctttgTCATCACCAGGGAAAGATCCAGATGTGCAGATATTGGTGCACGTGCAGAAGCATTTAAGTGCTCAG GTGAGCCACCGGCAGTATGTGTTCCTGATGCATCTGCAGCGCAGCATCAAAGCCCTGCAGCAGACTCTGCAGCAGGATCTGGAGGCCATGGGCTCCAAGAAGGACCGCAAGGACCCCTCTGAGGACCCCGCAGACCACCAGCCCTTCACCGTCTGCCTGGGCCTCCTGCTCAAAGGCGCCGAGGTGTCCCTGCTCCTGAAGCCCATCCCCCACCCTGAGGGGTCTCGCTCTCCGCTGGGGTCCGAGCTCTCCCCCTCAGACAGCCGAGGAACTCTGGAGCCTGGAGGTGAGGCGGGAGAGGGGCTGGAGAGGGGGAGTGAAGGAGGAGGAGCCTGCACTGTGGACCAGCTGTTATGCGGTGAGGGCTCCGAGGGTCCTGCCCCCCTTGTTCCCAACTCATCATCACGTCCAGACTCGGATCACAAAGCCTTACTGGAGGACAGGACTTCAGCTAAGACCTTTGGGAGGAGGAGTTCAGACGAGGCGGGAGCAGACGGTCTGGCAGGAAATGAGGATTTGGGACTGGACTCCAAAACTCAGACGGGGGACCCCCTGTCCGACTGGAGCGACAAAGACAAAGCCGGCAAGATGCCTCAGTCTGTATCCAG TGGTCGTTTGATCCGAGACCGCTCCCAGTCCAGCTTCGCTGTGTCCTATAAGAACATGAAGAAGAGCCCGTCCCTGCAGTCGCTGGACAACATCTCCATAGACAGCTACCTGATGGAGGACGGAGACACGTACAGTCTGCTGGAGAGAG ACGACGTGTCCATGTCCGGCTTCAAGGATGCCATCAGCGAGCAGAGTGCCACTGAGAGCGCCACGGAGGCAGCCATTGGAACAGAGCAGGAGGGGGGCGTGTCCCCCGACACCGTCAGTGCCACCTCCCAGAGCATCGACGACCCCACCAAAGATACG GTGTCGGTGCTGGTGCTGAAGGTGCAGTCGGTGTGTGTGAGCATGGAGGCGTTTGGAGAGAGCACGGCCGTGGCTCTGGAGGTGGGCCGGGTCACCCCCACCCAGCTGGGCAACGTCAGCCTGAGACAGTACCTCAGCAACCGCAGCCTGG GTGGAGAGACCCGTTCTGCGGCCCCCGGGGCCCTCCACAGTCCGGAAGTGCGGGCTCGCCTGGAGAGCGGGCCCTGCGCCGCCGCTCACTCCCCGCTGGCCGAGCGCAATGGCTTCCTGCAGCTGCGTCTCCACGGATACCAGGCTAACTTCCTGATGTCCACGCTGCGTAACATGGCCAACTTCCTGGAGGACGACTCGGCCCCCCAGGTGTTGCCCATGGAGATCAGCGTCAGGGACACACACGTCAACCTGAAG GACGACGGCCCCCGGGACAACCCCTCTGACTCGGACCCCTCGCCCATCACGCTGCACGTGGACAGCCTCATCATACACAGGAGGGACGACGGCTCCTTCTCTATAGGAG TGGAGACAGAACCCGGGAAAGAGGGCTTGTTGAGTGACGGCGCTTTGACTCCGGTTCCTGAGGTTGTACGTGTGTCCTGCGGAGTACCAAAGGCTACACAGACCCAAGCTCTGCCCAGCAGCCCTCTGCCGTCTAACAGAGATAAG
- the bltp3b gene encoding bridge-like lipid transfer protein family member 3B isoform X1, with the protein MAGLIKKQILKHLSRFAKNLSPDKINLSTLKGEGQMTNLELDEEVLQSLLDLPTWLAINRVECNKAAIRIPWTKLKTHPISLTLDKVVMEMSTCDEPRPPNGPSPIATASGQSEYGFAEKVVEGISLSINSIVIRISAKAFNASFELSQLQVYSVNTSWSISDLRFTRIQDPQRGEILTFKEISWQMIRIEADAIQSAEHEMLSAPIRLITNQSKIRVTLKRRIKDCNVVASKLILVLDDLLWVLTDSQLKAMVQYAKSLSEAMEKSAQQRKSMATEEQVSSAPPSAQQVRTQQASSAADQGATMAKLFSAYDVCETSHHLQITHLDLHICDDIQAKDKVPTKRITGGAMQLSFSSITLDYYPFHRAGDPCVHWMHYSEATKTREGWARSLLDEFNSNVEMLKTTVRDQQGPPPAHTSPQHGKINTSSSAAFSPPLPQSPKTQLMSSSVVLRMADFNIYQVSTADQRRSSPKTMISCNKKSLYLPPEMPAIHVEFTEYYFPDGKDYPIPCPNLYAQLNALQLVLDPRSLVWINLFTLDLRQSLEAFMEIYKLSDSQKPEEHVDIKVDGLMLKLVIPTDRDTSCPPDLPRSISVQTSEMVATNTRHPANCTRSHLEALLQAFEQEPFFSPSFSSFPRSSASSPLLHPVFQRHAHEQDTRLHDIYRGLVVPTLGTDALKMPAAADFWALHFAQFWVDYEGTRGGKGRPQPFVDSFPLTVWAGQPAKIVQHQERLREGLSRSTSGEAVARLQRKRLLKDFYSTEGVQAQNAAPPPSNGLHKPLSLDSLPSSSSSSLSSPGKDPDVQILVHVQKHLSAQVSHRQYVFLMHLQRSIKALQQTLQQDLEAMGSKKDRKDPSEDPADHQPFTVCLGLLLKGAEVSLLLKPIPHPEGSRSPLGSELSPSDSRGTLEPGGEAGEGLERGSEGGGACTVDQLLCGEGSEGPAPLVPNSSSRPDSDHKALLEDRTSAKTFGRRSSDEAGADGLAGNEDLGLDSKTQTGDPLSDWSDKDKAGKMPQSVSSGRLIRDRSQSSFAVSYKNMKKSPSLQSLDNISIDSYLMEDGDTYSLLERDDVSMSGFKDAISEQSATESATEAAIGTEQEGGVSPDTVSATSQSIDDPTKDTVSVLVLKVQSVCVSMEAFGESTAVALEVGRVTPTQLGNVSLRQYLSNRSLGMVWSVPIPAQSSQGGETRSAAPGALHSPEVRARLESGPCAAAHSPLAERNGFLQLRLHGYQANFLMSTLRNMANFLEDDSAPQVLPMEISVRDTHVNLKDDGPRDNPSDSDPSPITLHVDSLIIHRRDDGSFSIGVETEPGKEGLLSDGALTPVPEVVRVSCGVPKATQTQALPSSPLPSNRDKMLVEENECLKVELSRAKMALAEAQMEKDSLLHRMKNLKVNSS; encoded by the exons GTTTGCTAAGAACCTGTCGCCGGACAAGATCAACCTGAGCACGCTGAAGGGGGAGGGCCAGATGACCAACCTGGAGCTGGACGAGGAGGTTCTGCAGAGCCTGCTGGACCTGCCCACCTGGCTCGCCATCAACCGCGTCGAGTGCAACAAGGCCGCCATCAGG ATACCATGGACAAAGTTGAAGACTCACCCAATCTCTTTG ACGTTGGATAAAGTGGTGATGGAGATGAGCACCTGCGACGAGCCCCGTCCTCCTAATGGCCCGTCGCCCATAGCAACAGCATCAGGACAAAG TGAATATGGCTTTGCTGAAAAGGTGGTGGAGGGCATATCGCTGTCCATCAACTCCATCGTCATCAGGATCAGTGCCAAGGCCTTCAACGCCTCCTTCGAGCTGTCGCAGCTGCAGGTCTACAGCGTCAACACCAGCTGGAGCATCAGCGACCTGCGCTTCACCCGCATCCAGGACCCTCAGAGGGGGGAG ATCCTGACGTTTAAAGAGATCAGCTGGCAGATGATCCGCATCGAGGCGGACGCCATCCAGAGCGCCGAGCACGAGATGCTGAGCGCCCCCATCCGCCTCATCACCAACCAGTCCAAGATCAGAGTGACTCTCAAGAGACGG ATTAAGGACTGTAACGTGGTGGCCTCCAAGCTGATCCTCGTCCTGGACGACCTGCTCTGGGTGCTCACCGACTCCCAGCTCAAAGCCATGGTGCAGTACGCCAAGTCTCTGAGCGAGGCCATGGAGAAGTCAGCGCAGCAGAGGAAGAGCATGGCCACGGAAGAGCAG GTGTCCTCAGCCCCCCCCTCAGCCCAGCAGGTGCGCACCCAGCAGGCGTCCTCAGCAGCGGACCAGGGTGCCACCATGGCCAAGCTGTTCAGCGCCTACGACGTGTGTGAGACGTCCCACCACCTGCAGATCACACACCTCGACCTGCACATCTGCGACGACATCCAGGCTAAGGACAAAG TGCCCACTAAGAGAATAACAGGTGGAGCAATGCAGCTTTCCTTCAGCTCCATCACTTTGGACTACTACCCTTTCCACAGAGCAG GGGACCCTTGTGTTCACTGGATGCATTACAGCGAGGCCACAAAGACCAGAGAGGGCTGGGCTCGCAGTCTGCTCGATGAGTTCAATTCCAACGTGGAGATGTTAAAGACCACAGTTCGAGATCAGCAGGGCCCGCCCCCCGCGCACACTTCCCCACAGCacg GTAAAATAAACACCTCTTCCAGCGCTGCCTTCAGTCCTCCTCTCCCCCAAAGCCCCAAGACCCAGCTGATGTCCAGCTCTGTTGTTCTCAGGATGGCTGACTTCAACATCTACCAG GTGTCGACAGCAGACCAGCGCCGCTCCAGCCCCAAGACCATGATCTCCTGCAATAAGAAGTCCCTGTACCTTCCCCCAGAGATGCCAGCCATTCATGTGGAGTTCACCGagtactacttccctgatggaaAAGACTACCCGA TCCCGTGTCCTAACCTGTACGCCCAGCTGAACGCCCTGCAGCTGGTTCTGGATCCCCGCAGCCTGGTGTGGATCAACCTTTTCACCCTCGACCTCAGGCAGAGTCTGGAGGCGTTCATGGAGATCTACAAGCTCAGCGACTCGCAGAAACCTGAAGAGCATGTGGACATCAAGGTGGACGGCCTCATGCTGAAG CTGGTGATCCCCACCGATCGGGACACTTCCTGTCCCCCCGATCTGCCTCGCTCCATCTCAGTGCAGACGTCAGAAATGGTGGCCACGAACACGCGGCACCCGGCGAACTGCACCCGCTCCCACCTGGAGGCCCTGCTGCAGGCGTTTGAACAGGAGCCCTTCTTCTCCCCCTCTTTCTCCTCATTCCCTCGCTCCTCCGCTTCCTCACCCCTCCTCCATCCGGTCTTTCAGCGCCATGCTCACGAACAAGACACCAGGCTGCACGACATCTACCGGGGCCTGGTGGTGCCCACATTGGGCACGGACGCCCTCAAGATGCCGGCCGCCGCGGACTTTTGGGCGTTGCACTTTGCACAGTTCTGGGTGGACTACGAAGGCACCCGGGGGGGAAAGGGGCGGCCGCAACCCTTTGTGGACTCCTTCCCCCTGACCGTGTGGGCGGGTCAGCCCGCCAAGATCGTCCAGCACCAGGAGAGGCTCAGAGAGGGGTTGTCCCGGAGCACATCTGGAGAGGCCGTGGCTCGTCTGCAGAGGAAACGACTGTTAAAGGACTTTTACAGTACTGAGGGTGTTCAGGCACAGAATGCAGCTCCGCCTCCCAGTAACGGACTCCATAAACCGCTCTCCTTGGACAGTctgccttcctcctcctcatcctctttgTCATCACCAGGGAAAGATCCAGATGTGCAGATATTGGTGCACGTGCAGAAGCATTTAAGTGCTCAG GTGAGCCACCGGCAGTATGTGTTCCTGATGCATCTGCAGCGCAGCATCAAAGCCCTGCAGCAGACTCTGCAGCAGGATCTGGAGGCCATGGGCTCCAAGAAGGACCGCAAGGACCCCTCTGAGGACCCCGCAGACCACCAGCCCTTCACCGTCTGCCTGGGCCTCCTGCTCAAAGGCGCCGAGGTGTCCCTGCTCCTGAAGCCCATCCCCCACCCTGAGGGGTCTCGCTCTCCGCTGGGGTCCGAGCTCTCCCCCTCAGACAGCCGAGGAACTCTGGAGCCTGGAGGTGAGGCGGGAGAGGGGCTGGAGAGGGGGAGTGAAGGAGGAGGAGCCTGCACTGTGGACCAGCTGTTATGCGGTGAGGGCTCCGAGGGTCCTGCCCCCCTTGTTCCCAACTCATCATCACGTCCAGACTCGGATCACAAAGCCTTACTGGAGGACAGGACTTCAGCTAAGACCTTTGGGAGGAGGAGTTCAGACGAGGCGGGAGCAGACGGTCTGGCAGGAAATGAGGATTTGGGACTGGACTCCAAAACTCAGACGGGGGACCCCCTGTCCGACTGGAGCGACAAAGACAAAGCCGGCAAGATGCCTCAGTCTGTATCCAG TGGTCGTTTGATCCGAGACCGCTCCCAGTCCAGCTTCGCTGTGTCCTATAAGAACATGAAGAAGAGCCCGTCCCTGCAGTCGCTGGACAACATCTCCATAGACAGCTACCTGATGGAGGACGGAGACACGTACAGTCTGCTGGAGAGAG ACGACGTGTCCATGTCCGGCTTCAAGGATGCCATCAGCGAGCAGAGTGCCACTGAGAGCGCCACGGAGGCAGCCATTGGAACAGAGCAGGAGGGGGGCGTGTCCCCCGACACCGTCAGTGCCACCTCCCAGAGCATCGACGACCCCACCAAAGATACG GTGTCGGTGCTGGTGCTGAAGGTGCAGTCGGTGTGTGTGAGCATGGAGGCGTTTGGAGAGAGCACGGCCGTGGCTCTGGAGGTGGGCCGGGTCACCCCCACCCAGCTGGGCAACGTCAGCCTGAGACAGTACCTCAGCAACCGCAGCCTGG GTATGGTGTGGTCAGTACCAATACCTGCTCAGAGCAGCCAAG GTGGAGAGACCCGTTCTGCGGCCCCCGGGGCCCTCCACAGTCCGGAAGTGCGGGCTCGCCTGGAGAGCGGGCCCTGCGCCGCCGCTCACTCCCCGCTGGCCGAGCGCAATGGCTTCCTGCAGCTGCGTCTCCACGGATACCAGGCTAACTTCCTGATGTCCACGCTGCGTAACATGGCCAACTTCCTGGAGGACGACTCGGCCCCCCAGGTGTTGCCCATGGAGATCAGCGTCAGGGACACACACGTCAACCTGAAG GACGACGGCCCCCGGGACAACCCCTCTGACTCGGACCCCTCGCCCATCACGCTGCACGTGGACAGCCTCATCATACACAGGAGGGACGACGGCTCCTTCTCTATAGGAG TGGAGACAGAACCCGGGAAAGAGGGCTTGTTGAGTGACGGCGCTTTGACTCCGGTTCCTGAGGTTGTACGTGTGTCCTGCGGAGTACCAAAGGCTACACAGACCCAAGCTCTGCCCAGCAGCCCTCTGCCGTCTAACAGAGATAAG